Part of the Acidobacteriota bacterium genome, CCGGTGCCTGATATTCGCCGTGTCCGTTCATTAATTGGCACCTCCGTTCGGCTGGGCGGCCGGGCTTGCGGCCGGCGCCGGTGTTGCTGTTGCCGCGGGCTGAGTGCCCGAGTTCATTCTCATTATCTGTTCAGGATTTTGGCTCGCCTGGAGCGTCCGAATGTAAGCCACGATCGCCCAGCGGTCCGCTACCGGAATCATTGCCTTCTGGCCGGTCATACGTCCCCAACCATTTGAGATCACGTCAAAGAAATGTCCGACCGGAGCACCACGCAGCCGGTCAATGTGATACGACGGCGGCCGTACGAACCCGCGGCGGACGATCATGCCGTCGCCCGCACCGACCGGACCGTGGCAAACGATACAGTTGATCTTGTAACGCTGTTCGCCGCGGTCGATCAACTCTTTTGTAACCGGTATCGGGAACTCGTCGATCGCGTTCGGAAAGCTCGTCACAACCGTGTTGCCGCTTGCGTCGGTCGAGGTCTGAACCTGTGCATTCGGGTCCGGGTTATCGATCTTGCCGGTATAGAAGGCCTTGTTTTCCTTCAACAAGCCGCGAGCGACCGTTCCCTCAACCATGTCGCGCGAAGCACGCCCATCGGCAAAGAAATCGCTCTTCTTATAGGCCTTGTAACGCGGCTGGTCCTGCATATCGAACCGAACTCCGCAGCCGGAGGCAACCATCGCAATCGCGAAAAGGCAGGCGATGAAAACACTGCGAGCAGGATTATTCTTCAACATCGAACACCTCCTGCGGCTTAAGTTCGCCAAGAAACGCCTTGGTCTCGTCATAATCGTATTTCGAATCGGCCGCCTCGACCAGCAAAAAGAACTTTTCACGCGAAGCGAGCGCGAATCGCGGCACATTGAAGACCGGATGATATGGCCTCGGCAGCCCATTGAGAAAAAGCATTCCGAAAACCGCCGTAAAGCCCGCGAGCAGGATCGTCAGCTCGTAAGACGGCGGAACGAATGCCGGCCAACTTAGGTACGGCCGCCCGCCGACGTTCATCGGATAATCGATATAGTGGACAAAAACCTGGAGCCCGATGCCGAGGCAAAGTCCCGCGAGTCCGCCAAAAAACACCAGCACCGGAAGAATGCTCCGCTTGATCCCCAACGCCTCATCGATCTCGTGAAGCGGAAATGGCGAAAAGGCGTCGGTCTTGGTGTACCCGGCCTCGCGCACTCGATTTGCCGCATCGACCAGATCGGTCGCGGTATCGAATTCAGCCATTAAGCCGTACAGTTTCTTCTGCATAACAATAAACCTGGCTCAGTTACTTTCCGCCTTCGCTGTTAGGCGGGTCCGTTCGGTCGTAGGTCTCCTCGACGACGACCACATTCTCCTCAAAATCCTGATGGTGCCCGTGCACATTCGCTTCCGGGAGTAGCGTTCTGACCTCAAAGATCGAGATGATCGGAACGAACCGGATGAACAGATAGAGCAGCGTGAAAAAGAACCCGATGGTGCCGACGAACATCGACCAATCGAAGACGGTCGGCGAATACATAGCCCATGACGAGGGCAGGAAGTCGCGGTTCAAGCTTGTAACGATGATCACAAACCGCTCAAGCCACATACCAACGCTGACAACCAGCGAGATCATGAACAGCCAGAAGGCGCTTTCCCTGAATTTCTTGAACCACAGCAACTGGATGGACATACCGTTGCAGAGGATCAGCAGCCAATAAGACCACCAGTACGGCCCTTCCCAAATTCGGTTCTTCATCATGAACCATTCGTACTCTGCCGCACTATACCAGGCGAAAAAACCTTCCATCGCGTAGCCATAAACCACGATCAGCCCGGTCGCGAGCATCACCTTTCCCATATAGGTGAGGTGGGTGTCCGTGATGAAATCCTTCATGTTGTAAAGGATCCGGAGCGGAATAACGAGGATCAGAACCATCGCGAACCCGGCAAAGATCGCACCCGCAACAAAGTACGGCGGGAAGATCGTTGCGTGCCATCCCGGCAGTTGAGAAACGGCGAAGTCGAAGGACACGATCGAGTGGACAGAGAGAACCAGCGGTGTCGAAAGCCCGGCAAGCAGGAGATAAGCTATCTCATAGCGATGCCAATGGCGTGCACTTCCTCGCCAGCCCCAGGAAAGCAGGCCGTAAACAGCCTTGAAGAATTTATTCTTTGCCCGGTCCCGGAGCGTTGCAAAGTCCGGGATGAGGCCGACGTACCAGAAAAGCAGCGAGATCGTCGCATAGGTCGAGACTGCAAAGACGTCCCAGATGAGCGGCGAGCGAAACTGCGGCCAGATGCCCATCGTGTTCGGGTACGGGAAAAGCCAGTAAGCCGCCAGCCACGGACGGCCCGTGTGCAAGAGCGGGAACATCGCGGCGCAGGCCACGGCGAAGAGCGTCATCGCCTCCGCAAAACGGTTGATCGAGGTCCGCCACTTCTGATTAAGCAGCAAAAGGATCGCCGAAATGAGCGTTCCGGCGTGGCCGATGCCGATCCACCAAACGAAGTTGATGATGTCGAAGGCCCAGCCGACCGGTTGGTTGTTGCCCCAGATTCCGATACCGCGGGCGAGCAGCACCACTACCGAGAACAAGAGAAGCTGTGCGACGATGAACGAGATCGCAAAACCGATGTACCAATGGAACGGCGTTCTCCGCTTTAGCGAAAGGTCGCCGATCTTATCGGATACGGTCCCGAACGAATGGTCGCCCTCCACCATTGGAGGATAGATCCTTTCTTGTATTTCTTTGATGTCTGACATATCATTTCGGCCGCCGTCCGGCCCGAATCGATCATCCGGCCTTTGGTCAGGTCACCCCGCCCGCGGCCATCAAGCATTAATGTCCGTCGTTGCCCTCTTTCTTTGCCGCAGTTTCCGGCTTCGCGTGCGAGACCTTCTTGATCTTCGGCTTTACATAGCCCGGCATCTCGGGGTTCGGATTCTTGACATCCGGCAAATAGGTCGTCCGCGGCTGTGTGTTCAACTCATTGAGCAAGTTGTAGTTACGCGGATCGACCTTGACCTTCGCGACCTTGCTGAGCGGGTCGTTCATATCGCCGAAAACTATCGCACCGGTCGGGCAGACCGACTGGCAGGCCGTCAGAACCTCGCCATCGCGGACACGGCGTCCTTCCTTCTCTGCCTCGATGCGAGCTTCGGAGATACGCTGAGTGCAGTAAGTACATTTCTCCATCACGCCGCGGCTGCGGATCGAAACCTCGGGGTTTCGCATAAGCTTGTACTGCGGCGTATCCCAGTCCTGATAAAGGAAGAAATTGAACCGGCGAACCTTGTACGGGCAGTTGTTTGAGCAATACCGCGTACCGACACAACGGTTATAAACCATGTCGTTGAGGCCTTCCGGATTGTGAACGGTTGCCGTTACCGGGCAAACGACCTCGCACGGTGCCATTTCGCACTGCATACACAGCACCGGCTGGAAGTGCGGGCCTTCGGGCTTGCTGACGTCGCTGCCGCCGTAGTAGGTATCGATACGCATCCAGTGCATCTCGCGGGCACGAGCGACCTGTTCCTTGCCTACGACCGGGATATTGTTTTCCGATTGGCAAGCCAGCACGCAGGCGTTGCAGCCGACGCATGAACTGAGGTCGATCGACATCGCCCACTTGTGGTTCTCGGCGTACCATTTGTCGTACTCGGGCGTGTTATACATCGACTTCGACTTGAAGTCGTCCTGCTTGCCCTTTGTGACGTGCTCTTCGTAATGGTTAACGTCCCAAACGCGGAGCAGATCGCGGCCTTCCATGTTGAAGTGAATCTGCGCGGATGCAATGGTCGTGGTTTCGGCGGTCTTCAAAATATCGCCGAAGCCGAACGTCATCGCATCGGAACGCTGCACCTGAAACGCATTGTAGCCAAGGCCGGTTCCAACATTTCCGGCTCGCGTACGGCCGTAGCCCATGTAGATCGTTATAACGTCATCGGGCTGGCCCGGAGCGATCCACATCGGGACGCCGTCAAGCTCTTGCCCCTGATAGGTCAGCTTGACCACGTCCGAAAACATATTGTTGCCGTGGCTGTTGATAAAGGCAGTGGGCCGTTCACCGCCGGACTGTTCACGAGCATCGTTCGAGCGGTTGATGCCAAGCCGGGCGGCGGTCGCCGGGCTGATCAGGCCGACGTTGTCCCAGGTGATCTTGGTCAGCGGGTTCGGAAGTTCCTGCATCCAGCCGTTGTTGGCAAAGCGACCGTCGTAAACCGAAGGATCAGGCAGGATCGTCACCTCAAGCGGCCCGCTGCCTGAATTTGCCGCGGCCGGCTGGCTGAGAAATGCAGTATTTGCTGAGACCGCCTTTGCCGGATATGCACTATTGGCGAGGAATCCGTCATGAACCGCACGCCGCCAATTGTCCTCAAAGGTGCTAGGAGCAGATGTAGCCGCGGGAGTTGCTGCTGCCGATGGCTGAGCGTTTGTGTTTGAATTCGCGGCCGTGTTCGCGTTTGCCGCTACAGCTACCGGAGCCGGTGCGGGTGCCGTGGCCCCGATGTTCTGCGTCTGCCAGTATTCGCGTACGATGTCGTAGTCTTTCTTTTCAAAGTTCTCGCGGAAGAAAAGCTGCGTCAGCTCGTGTACCGATTTTCCGCCATAGAGCGGCTCGATAAGCGGCTGGGTCATCGTGACAGTGCCATCATACGCACGGCCGTCGCTCCACATTTCGAGGAAGTGCTTCTCCGGCACATGCCAATGGCAGATCTCGGCTGTCTCATCAAAATGCAGCCCGAGGTGAACACGCATAGGGACTTTTGTGTCCTGCGTCCCTTCGGGAACGAATCGCTTGAAGTTGAGCTTGAGGTCGGCGGGGGTTGAATAAACGGGATTTCCGCCCATCATCACCAGCATTTTCACCCGTCCGGCGTCGATGTCGGCGACCAATTCGCTAAGCTGTTCGATCTGCGGCCGATCGGCATTTGCTGCCAGCGGGTCGGTGTAAACAACCGTTTCGCCGACGTTGCCGAGAGCTGCGTTCATCGCATGTGCAATTGCGTGAACGGCCGGCGGCTGATTATCGCCGGCGACGACGAGCGAACGGCCGCGGAAGGCCGAAAGGTCTTTCGCCATCACGGCGATCCAGTCCGAATTTTCCGTATAAGTGCTGCTCGCACCGCCAACGCCGACGGCCGCGGCGATCGCCTTTGCGACCTCGGTCATCTGGCTCGGCTTGACCGCCAGACGGTGGTCCGCCTTCGCTCCGGTGAGCGTCATCGTCGTTTCGATGGCATAGAGGCGGCTGATCTCTTTGTTCTCTTCAGAATAGCGGCGGGCCTTGGCAAAATCCGCCATGTACCGGACGTTCGAGCCCGAGAAGATGTCCGAATCGAGCGAAAGCACGCGCATTGCCCGGTCAAACCTATAAACCGTGTTCACAGGCGAACCGAAAGCGAGCTTTGCCCCTTCGTGGACATTATCCTTGTTGACCGGCTCGTATTGGACCCATTTCAAATTCGGAAGTTGGGTCTGAAGTTGCCGGATCTGCGCTTGCAGGGTCGGCGAGGTCACGGTCGGCGTGAGGAAGCGGATGCCCGCACCTCCATCGGCGCGGTTCTCGTTTATGGAGGACCGCATTGCCGTAACGAAGTTCTGCCAGGAGTTCGGTGCACCGCGGTACATTACCTTCTGCGAACGATCCGGGTCATACATGTCCAAGATCGCCGCCTGTGCGTAAATGTCGGTCGCCCCGAGGCTTGCCGGGTGCTGCGGATTGCCTTCGATCTTGATCGGCCGGCCCTCGAACGACTTGGCGAGCACGCCGGTGGCGACCCCGCCCATCGTCATCGCGGTTGCAAAAAAGAGTGGTTTGCCCGGGAGCATGTCCTCATTGGGCCGGACATAGGGCACGATCTTTTCCGGCGGTTGAATGACGCACCCCGAAAGGCCGGCAAGGGCGAGCGAGGCACCCATCACCTTGATAAAGTTGCGGCGGCTGAGGCTGTTGTCCCATTCCTCGGCCTGGATCGGGAATTCTCCCTTGACGAATTCCTCGAACTCCGGCCGGTCGGCCAGTTCTTCAAGGCTCCGCCAATAGTCCTTGCCGCTGTTTTCCGCGAGAATTTCGTCTCGCAGTTTTGCAAAGTTTTGTATGCTTTCCTGACTAGGCATCATCAATGATTCCTTTCCCTTTCCGGTAAACGATCAACGGCAGCCACTAACGGTGACACACCGAGCAGCTCGTCAACATTTCGCGGCTGCGGATCTTGTATTCTTGCTTGAGCTGAACACGTGCTTCGGTCGAAAGGTCGCTATCCTTCCAACGCATGTTATATATCTCAGATTTCGGCCTGATGAACTTCTCCGGCTCGCGGTGGCAAGCGAGGCACCACTCCATTTGAAGCGTATTTTCCTGATAGACCGAAGGCATATTGTCGATCTGGCCATGGCAGGTCGAGCATCCTATGCCCTTTGCGATGTGGATGCTGTGGTTAAAGTAAGTGTATTCCGGCAGGTCATGCACGCGTTCCCATTCGATCGGCGTATTGTCGCGATAGCTGGCACGAACGGGCTCAAGGTATGGGCTATCCGACCAGATCTGCGAGTGGCAGGTCATACACGTCTCGGTCGAGGGCATACCCGCCGACGCGGTCGTCTCAACCGTCGTATGGCAATAGCGGCAATCAATGCCATCGTCACCCGTGTGGTGCTTGTGGCTGAACTGCACAGGCTGCTGCTTCTCGACGTATCGTCCGGTAAGATAGGACGAGCGGGCGAGCTGTGTGTATGCGTAAAAGGCCGTTACGGCCAGTACGACGCCGAGGATCATTGTGATCTTCGCCACATTGTTCGCGCTTTTTGGAAAAAACTGGGCCATTGTTACACCTGAAAAACCCCAACCACCTCGATTCGATAGACCAATATCTTCAATTTACGAGAGTTGCAGGCCTCTAAATCGTTCGAGCTTAAATTTTCGGAGGTTTAGATCGGAAAAACTCCGAATAATTTAACTAAAGTCCGGGCAAACCGCAAGCTCTGCTCTTTACAAATTATTAACGCCAGCGTCCAAATACAACGCCCGGTCGAATTAGAACCACTGATAAGCGTGATTAACGCCTTCGAAACGGCGATACGATCCATTCATTTGCCGTTTCCGGCAATACATGCCCCGATCGCGTATGCATCCGTCCCCAATTCGCCGCTGACGATGGTCAGATCACGAAATGACGGGCCGAACGAAAGCTCGCGGGCTCGCGAAACGATCGAATCCAAAACTGAATCTCCGGCGTTCATTATCAAACCGCCGAGCACGACCCGCTCGATGTTGAGCAAATTGATCACGCTCGCGAGGGCCGAACCAATATATGTGCCGGTCCGTTCGAGCATCATCATTGCAAAATCATCGCCCTTTACCGCCGATTCGACGATCTTCTCGACCGTCAACTGCGAATCATCGAGCGAAGCAAGGTCTGAGGTAGCGTCCTGATGTATCCTGCTCACGGCACGCCGGACGATGTTCGGGCCAGATGCAACATCCTCAAGCCGAAGCCCGTCGGAATTTATAGCCACATACCCAAATTCACCCGCAAAACCCGAACTTCCGCGCCAGATATCTCCATCGAGGACGATAGCCCCGCCAATGCCGGTGCCGAGCGTTGCATAGAACATACTCGCCGCATTGCGGCCGGCCCCGAAGCGATATTCACCAAGCGCTCCGGAATTGGCGTCGTTTTCGACCGTGACGGGCTTGCCCCAAGCGTCGGCAAGCATTGCACCGATCTCGGTGCGTGAAAGCTCAGGAAATGCAGCCGAGAATTCGACCCGGTTGCGGTCATTGCTTATCAAACCCGGGACCGCGATCCCAACACGCTCGACCTCGCCGCCAACCTCCGCCAAACACTCGCGTCCAAACGCCGCGATCCGCTCCGCTATCCCAGATTCAGTGCCGAGCACCGCCTCCTTCCTGAAGACGATCTTACCCTCAGCCAGCGTCACGGCCGTAAGCCCGGCCGAACGAACGCTAATGCCAAGTGAACCGGTCTCAGAATTGGAGAGCGAGGACATAATTTCGAAGCAATTTAACTGAGAAGCAAAGGGAATTCTAGACGCTGGCATCAAGGGTGTCAAAGACCATCCCATAAGTTCAGCGGAAAAACCGAAAATGTTCTGCCGACGAAGATAACTCTTGATTAAAGCCAACCAATCGACCACAATTTGAGTCAAAGCTCTGAACTTCTTGAACAAAGGAAAATTATATGAAAAATCTAGTTCTTCGTAGTCGAACCGGGGTCGCATTCATGATCCTAGCGGTGTTCGTTTTTCAATCGGTTGCCGTCGGGCAGTCTCGCCCGCAAAGGCCGACGCCGACCGGAAACGAAAAACGCAATCAACGGCCGACGCCAAAGACCGAAGAACAGCTTAGGAAGGAAGAAGAGGAGCGGCGGCTTCAGGAGGAGATAAAGAACGCCGAGGTGATCGACGACCCGCTTCGCATTGAAACAAACATCGTCAATGTCGATGCGGTCGTTTACAACAAGAAGTCCGGCCAGATCATCACCGGCCTGAAAAAAGAGAATTTTGGGATTTTCGAGAATGGAATTAAACGCGATATCGCCGATTTCGCCACGCCTGAAGCCCCGATAACCGTTACGCTTGTCCTCGAGTACAGCAAATGGTCCGAGATGTTCGGCCGAGCATCGGGCGGTGTTTTTGAGCCCGGCATTTATGAGACCATCCGCCCGGTCGCACAGTTCATCACGCAGTTCATCAAACCGCCTGATGATTACGCCTCGGTCGTGGCTTTCGACCTTCGCCCGACACCGATCACAGACTTTACCAACGATCCGAACCGCATCCGCCAAACGGTCGATCTGCTGCTTCGTAACACGCCTGCATTTCGCGAGAACAATCTTTATGACGCGATCAAGTTCTCATTGATCGGCGGAAAAGGCGACTCCGTCGTGCTTGAGAATTCAGAAAGTCGGACGACGGAGTACGGGGGAATGGTTGACGTCCGGGCCAAGCGGCGGGCGATCATCCTCGTTGCTTCGGGCATCGATACCTTCAGCCGAACGAATTACGGCGAGATCCGCAAGGTGATCCAAGAGGCCGGAATACCGATCTACATAATTAGCACTGGCAACATGTTCTACAAGATGTATGAACACCGCCTGGAGACGACGACATCGATCACTGGAATGCCGGGAAGGATGGACTTCCTGCAGGCAAAGAACATAATGAATACCTTCGCTAGAGAATCGGGCGGAATGCACTTTGAAATGACCTTTCCCGGCGAGATCCCTGATTACCTGAACTCGATCAATGGCTTGCTCCGCAATCAATACAACATGGCCTACGAACTCGACGAAAAACATAAGCCGGGCTCGAAGCATAAGCTCGAGGTTAAGGTCGATGTAGACGGCGACGGCGTTTACGACGAAAAGAACTTCGTTGTCCAGCACCGCAGCGTTGTCCTGATCGCGAAAGAGGTTGAGAAGAAGAAATAGTGGTAGCAGGTTCGAATAGCGAATGCGGATGGACGGCCTCCGGGCCGTCTTTTGTTTAGAAAATGATTGAGTATTACCGCCTCAAACTGTTATTCTATTTGTTTACCGTTCTACGGAATTGATGAACAGAAAGATAACGGACAGTTACAAGGCAAAGCTTGCAAACGAGGAAGGTTACGTTGTGAAACACGGGGCCTCGCTTCGCATTGCTCTTTGCTACCCGAATACTTACGGGATCGGGATGGCCAACCTCGGCCTTCATACGATGTATGAGCTGTTCAACAACATTCCGGAAGTCTCTTGCGAACGCGTCTTCCTGCCCGATGCTTCAGAGCTCAAAGAATACGAAAAGTCGCGGACACCGCTGCTCTCGCTTGAGACTCAGACGCCCGTCCGTGATTTCGATGTCGTTGCATTCTCAATTTCATTCGAGACCGATTACCTCAACATGGCTCGGATGCTGCAGCTTTCGGGCATTCCGGTATGGTCCGCGAAACGCAACCATTATCACCCGCTAATCATTATGGGGGGAGCGGCATCCTTTCTTAATCCGGAGCCGATCGCAGATTTTACCGACATAATCGCCGTCGGCGAAGGCGAGATACTCGCTCACCAGCTTGTTGACGCGATCTTTGAAAACGAAACGAAGGACGAAAGTCTCGCCGCTCTTGCAGCCATCGGCCGCGGGTTTTATATTCCGTCGCTTTACGACGTCATCTACAACGACGACGGCACGGTCTTCGATTATGTTCCGAAGAAAGCGGGCGTTCCGAAGCGTGTCGGGCGGGCCCTCGCCTCGGTCAACCCGAAAGAAGGCACGCTCCGCCGGGCCCTGAAACGCGGCGAAAACGAACTTGCGGATTTTCTCGTCAACCAAGACACCTTCTGCCCCTCGACGGCAGTCTGGGCGCCCGCGGCCGAGATGGGCGACCGTCTTTTGGTCGAGATCTCTCGAGGCTGTTCTCAGGGCTGCCGGTTCTGTTGGGCTGGTTATAACTACTATCCGCCGCGGGTCGTCCCGGCAAAAGACATCCTCGCCAAGGCCGCCGAATGGCGTGGCAAGACCGACAAGATCGGCCTTGTATCGACCGCCGTTTGCGACCACCCGGAGATATCGACCATTCTCAGCGAATTGAGGGCGATGGAATATCGCATAACGGTCTCGAGCCTGCGGCTGGACCAGATTTCCGACGAACTGCTCGACGCTTTGGTCGAATCAAATGACCAGCAGATAGCCGTCGCTCCGGAAACCGGCTCCGACCGCCTCCGCCGCGTTATCAACAAAAATTTGACTAACGACGAGATCGTCGATATCTGCGGTGCTGTTTTTGACCGCGGAATGCTGACCATCAAGCTCTATATGATGGTCGGGCTTCCGACCGAAACGCAGGAAGACCTCGACGAGATGTTTGTCCTTGTCGAACGGATCAAGGACCGAATGCTCGAAGCCGGGAAACGCTTTGGCCGTGCGGGAAAGATCATCCCTTCCCTTAACGGGTTTGTGCCGAAGCCGAACACGCCGCTTCAGTGGGACGCCATTTGCGATGAACGCGAATTGAAACGCCGCATCAAATACGTCTGCAAGGGCCTGGGCCGCATCCCGAATGTGGACGTCCGCTTTATGTCCGCCCGCATCGCCCACGAACAGGCACTTTTTTCCTCCGGCGACCGCACGATCGCAAAGGTGATCGAGCGGGCTGCAGCCCTCGGTGGCGACATCGACAAGGCCCTTCGCGAGACCGGAGTCGATCCCGCTTTCCATACTTCGCGAGACCGCAGCTACGATGAATTTCTTCCGTGGTCGATCGTCGATACAGGCCTTTCGTTCGAATTTCTCAAGACCGAACACGAAAAGGCCCGAGAATCGCTCTCGAGCCTTCCTTGTCCTGCTGTTGAAAAATGTACGACCTGCGGCGTTTGCCCGACGACCTGGCTCGCCGATGCCCCTGCGGCTCTGGTTCAGATACAGCCCGCTAAGGTCCGCGAAGCTCTCGCCGTCGGCGCTTAGTTACTGCTTGGTCAGAAAACCTGTCGGCACGGCGGTGTGGTCGAATTGGTATTTGTACTTGTAGATACCAAACGGAAGAATATTGACATCGACACTGTACGAGGCTATCGCTTGGACATACTTCCCGTTATCCTTCACCTCGACAAAAGCATCAACCGGCAGGTCGTTATCCGTCGCAGCACGGCGAAGATAATCTGAAACCACATCAGCGGGCTTCAGCCTTCCAGATGTCGCCATTCCCTTTACCACTGCCGTGTCCATTTCCTGCCGGAAGCTCGCACCATTGTAGGCGACCGGAATGTAGTTAACCCCGGCGTTCCCGGCGAGAATGATGAGAACGAATACGATCAGGAACTTCACTCCTGCCCCGCCGCGTTCCGAACTGCGATCAAATTTATTGCTATTCATACGAAATACTCCTGGAAAAACAGATAAGCGAAGATCATTAACGCGTGGACTCAAGATAGGCTTTTAAGCTTGACCGCAGAAGGCCAACGGGGAAAGTTTTGTCTGATACGATCTCAGGCCGGCCGATGCCTTCGAGCAGAACCCATTCAATCGAACCGCCACGAGATTTTTTGTCATTGGAAAGGGCTGAGAGAACAGCCTCAAAGTCGATCGTGTTCACCGCCGGCAGGCCGCCGACACGATGAACAACATCGTTTAAGAAGTTTATACTATCCGGGGGCAATAATTCAAGCCTTTTTGAGAGTTCTGCAGCAAAGAGAACTCCATGCCCGACCGCCTCGCCATGTTTGAGATAACGGTAGCCGGTCGCAAGTTCAAGGGCGTGGGCGAGCGTATGCCCGAAATTCAGGATCTTTCGCGAACGATTTCCAACGTCTCCGACCGCCTCGCGGGCATCGCCTTTCACGATCAAAGCCTTAAACTTGACGTGCTCTGCGATGCCCTTCGCAAACGTTTCGCGTGTTGCTGCCTCAATGAATTTCAGGTCGCGGCCGCGGGCATCGATCATTTTTTCCGTGGTCGGGAGGAGCTTTTCGCCCGCGATCGCACCGTGCTTAACAGCTTCGAAAAGGCCGGCCGAAAGCTCACGCGGATCGAGCGTGGCGAGCACATTTACATCTGCGACGACGGCCG contains:
- the aroB gene encoding 3-dehydroquinate synthase, with product MRSAEKKIEVGVRIPGEASKYRIACGSGLLDSVGEVVRSALGEDVRRVAVISNRKVFGLYGERVELALKQAGVSVSSFMIGDGERFKTLKTAEKILAFLNSEGIKRSDAVVALGGGVVGDAAGFAASLHLRGVALIQLPTTLLAMIDSSVGGKTGVNSSFGKNLIGTFHQPTAVVADVNVLATLDPRELSAGLFEAVKHGAIAGEKLLPTTEKMIDARGRDLKFIEAATRETFAKGIAEHVKFKALIVKGDAREAVGDVGNRSRKILNFGHTLAHALELATGYRYLKHGEAVGHGVLFAAELSKRLELLPPDSINFLNDVVHRVGGLPAVNTIDFEAVLSALSNDKKSRGGSIEWVLLEGIGRPEIVSDKTFPVGLLRSSLKAYLESTR
- a CDS encoding radical SAM protein: MNRKITDSYKAKLANEEGYVVKHGASLRIALCYPNTYGIGMANLGLHTMYELFNNIPEVSCERVFLPDASELKEYEKSRTPLLSLETQTPVRDFDVVAFSISFETDYLNMARMLQLSGIPVWSAKRNHYHPLIIMGGAASFLNPEPIADFTDIIAVGEGEILAHQLVDAIFENETKDESLAALAAIGRGFYIPSLYDVIYNDDGTVFDYVPKKAGVPKRVGRALASVNPKEGTLRRALKRGENELADFLVNQDTFCPSTAVWAPAAEMGDRLLVEISRGCSQGCRFCWAGYNYYPPRVVPAKDILAKAAEWRGKTDKIGLVSTAVCDHPEISTILSELRAMEYRITVSSLRLDQISDELLDALVESNDQQIAVAPETGSDRLRRVINKNLTNDEIVDICGAVFDRGMLTIKLYMMVGLPTETQEDLDEMFVLVERIKDRMLEAGKRFGRAGKIIPSLNGFVPKPNTPLQWDAICDERELKRRIKYVCKGLGRIPNVDVRFMSARIAHEQALFSSGDRTIAKVIERAAALGGDIDKALRETGVDPAFHTSRDRSYDEFLPWSIVDTGLSFEFLKTEHEKARESLSSLPCPAVEKCTTCGVCPTTWLADAPAALVQIQPAKVREALAVGA